A genomic region of Bacteroidales bacterium contains the following coding sequences:
- a CDS encoding DUF4837 family protein — translation MKKKFVYLFLFVTGILSLNSCSEDSKNPKGKHPSSGGPNEMLIITQNLGQWEGEIGDSIRAAFGQDMPVLSIPEPEFNLVNINIKSLEKKMFKTHHNLFIIDINKKFPKAYTETKKDLWATPQMVVKINAPSIEAFIGEFEKNKKTNLELFRENERIRIIKSYASRFKNINAVRDLREKYNLEMNIPKGYQIAVLENNFAWIRKETTTNSMNILIYTVPYSDTNVFNPNKIKQSRNLLTKVKIPGPTDESFQKISDEYIPVQSRRINFNGYYATELRGLWDLENDFMGGPFLSYTFVDESQNRLITIDGFMYAPKQKKAVMLRELEAILWSTKLVKN, via the coding sequence ATGAAAAAGAAATTCGTTTATTTATTCTTATTTGTTACTGGCATTTTAAGCCTAAATTCCTGTAGTGAAGATTCTAAAAACCCTAAAGGAAAACACCCATCTTCCGGAGGTCCTAACGAAATGCTTATTATCACACAAAATTTAGGACAATGGGAAGGTGAAATAGGCGACAGTATTCGTGCTGCTTTTGGACAAGATATGCCGGTTTTATCTATTCCGGAACCCGAATTTAATTTAGTAAACATTAATATAAAATCTCTTGAAAAGAAGATGTTTAAAACACATCATAACTTATTCATTATTGATATTAACAAAAAATTTCCTAAAGCATATACGGAAACTAAAAAAGACTTATGGGCAACACCACAAATGGTTGTTAAAATAAATGCTCCATCCATTGAAGCATTTATCGGGGAGTTTGAAAAAAATAAAAAAACTAATCTTGAATTATTCCGAGAGAATGAGAGAATTAGGATTATTAAATCATATGCTTCAAGATTTAAAAATATAAATGCAGTACGCGATTTACGCGAAAAATATAATTTGGAAATGAATATTCCAAAAGGGTATCAAATAGCGGTATTAGAAAATAATTTTGCTTGGATTAGAAAAGAGACTACAACTAATTCTATGAATATATTAATTTATACAGTTCCCTACTCTGATACCAATGTTTTTAATCCAAATAAAATTAAGCAAAGCAGAAATCTATTAACTAAAGTAAAAATTCCAGGTCCAACAGATGAGTCTTTTCAGAAAATCTCTGATGAATATATTCCGGTTCAAAGTCGGCGTATAAATTTTAACGGTTATTATGCAACTGAATTACGTGGTTTATGGGATTTAGAAAACGACTTTATGGGAGGTCCGTTCTTGTCTTATACTTTTGTTGATGAATCTCAAAACAGACTTATTACAATAGACGGTTTTATGTATGCTCCTAAACAGAAAAAAGCAGTAATGCTAAG